The Arthrobacter sp. NicSoilC5 genome has a window encoding:
- a CDS encoding FAD-dependent oxidoreductase, giving the protein MAAHYDVLIVGGGIAGLSLASALAGRCSVALVEAEQELAYHTSSRSARQLIPSYGPPVVQELTVRTLELLAARDAESPEPVLTQRSFMLVGSAEDVAAEASGHMQSIAVDRALELCPALVPGTFEAAGLDTGSFGCNAPLLLEDHRKRALAAGADIITGARVHSAQRLGSGWQVGAGAEGFEASVLVNAAGAWADELAVLSGVEKLGLQPYRRTAAIAAVDHPLPAATPMVAAADNTFYFRPDGQDVLISPSETVPSGPEDARPSPGDVERLVEKLNAFTSLGISGIRRAWTGLRTEAADGVPVAGFDAEAAGFYWLAGQGGYGFQTSAAMAELAAGQILAALYSSGGAAPADGAADGPESRTAQALAATRWSIRR; this is encoded by the coding sequence ATGGCAGCACACTACGATGTCCTGATTGTGGGCGGCGGCATCGCCGGCCTGTCCCTGGCGTCCGCCCTCGCCGGCCGCTGCAGCGTTGCGCTGGTGGAGGCGGAGCAGGAACTGGCGTACCACACGTCCTCCCGCTCCGCCCGCCAGCTGATCCCAAGCTACGGGCCTCCCGTGGTGCAGGAGCTTACCGTCCGGACCCTTGAGCTGCTCGCAGCCCGCGACGCAGAATCGCCCGAACCCGTCCTGACGCAGCGCAGTTTCATGCTGGTGGGCTCTGCGGAGGATGTCGCCGCGGAGGCCAGCGGGCACATGCAGTCCATTGCCGTGGACCGTGCCCTTGAGCTGTGCCCTGCGCTGGTCCCGGGAACCTTTGAAGCCGCCGGACTGGATACCGGCTCCTTTGGCTGCAATGCGCCCCTGCTGCTGGAGGACCACCGCAAGCGGGCGCTCGCCGCCGGAGCCGACATCATCACCGGTGCCCGCGTGCATTCGGCACAACGGCTGGGTTCCGGGTGGCAGGTGGGTGCCGGTGCAGAGGGTTTTGAGGCCTCCGTGCTGGTCAATGCGGCAGGCGCCTGGGCGGACGAACTGGCGGTGCTTAGCGGCGTCGAGAAGCTGGGACTCCAGCCGTACCGGCGCACTGCGGCGATTGCCGCCGTCGACCATCCCTTGCCCGCCGCCACCCCCATGGTGGCAGCGGCGGACAACACGTTCTATTTCCGGCCGGACGGGCAGGACGTGCTGATTTCTCCCTCGGAGACTGTGCCCAGCGGGCCCGAAGATGCGCGGCCGAGTCCCGGCGATGTGGAACGCCTGGTGGAAAAGCTCAATGCGTTCACCAGCCTGGGGATCAGCGGCATCCGACGGGCATGGACGGGCCTGCGCACGGAAGCCGCGGACGGGGTGCCGGTGGCCGGGTTCGACGCCGAGGCTGCCGGGTTCTACTGGCTGGCAGGGCAGGGCGGCTATGGCTTCCAGACCTCTGCCGCGATGGCCGAGTTGGCAGCGGGGCAGATTCTTGCCGCGCTGTACTCTTCCGGCGGTGCCGCCCCCGCCGATGGGGCTGCCGACGGTCCGGAATCCCGGACAGCACAGGCCCTGGCAGCCACACGCTGGTCCATCCGACGCTGA
- a CDS encoding DeoR/GlpR family DNA-binding transcription regulator, translated as MTRTDRLTAILDLLARTGQVEVDEIVSTLNVSPATARRDLDSLAKRRLLTRTRGGATTGALAYDLPGRYNRDDHAEAKEQIAQCASALIRPGAVIGLCGGTTSTALAQILATREDLNAPSNQPTLTVVTNAINIAGQLAVRPNIKVMVTGGILNPRSYELVGPYTDIIMQKVVLDIAFIGVNGIDPEVGPTNTGEGEASVNALLASRARVSYVLADSSKVGVRAFATMDGYDFTRLITDSGISARDKAAFEANGTEVIVAPA; from the coding sequence ATGACGCGTACCGACCGGCTGACAGCGATTCTTGACCTGCTGGCCAGGACCGGGCAGGTGGAGGTTGACGAGATCGTCAGCACCCTCAACGTTTCCCCTGCCACAGCCCGGCGCGACCTGGACAGCCTTGCCAAGCGACGCCTGTTGACGCGGACCCGCGGCGGCGCCACCACGGGCGCCCTCGCATACGACCTGCCCGGACGTTACAACCGCGACGACCATGCCGAAGCCAAGGAACAGATCGCGCAGTGCGCCTCTGCCTTGATTCGGCCGGGTGCGGTGATCGGTCTCTGCGGTGGCACCACCAGCACCGCCCTTGCGCAGATCCTGGCCACCCGCGAGGACCTGAACGCACCCTCCAACCAGCCGACGCTGACAGTGGTGACCAATGCCATCAACATCGCCGGCCAGCTGGCGGTGCGGCCCAACATCAAGGTGATGGTGACCGGCGGCATCCTGAACCCACGCTCGTATGAACTCGTGGGCCCTTACACGGACATCATCATGCAGAAGGTGGTGCTGGACATCGCCTTCATCGGTGTCAACGGCATCGATCCGGAGGTGGGACCCACCAACACGGGGGAGGGGGAAGCCTCTGTCAACGCCTTGCTGGCTTCCCGCGCAAGGGTGTCCTACGTCCTGGCTGATTCCTCCAAAGTTGGCGTGCGGGCTTTTGCCACCATGGATGGCTATGACTTCACCCGGCTGATCACCGATTCCGGCATTTCTGCGCGCGACAAGGCAGCGTTCGAAGCCAACGGCACGGAAGTGATCGTCGCACCCGCCTAA
- a CDS encoding glycine C-acetyltransferase translates to MYTSIKDQLREELDGIRTAGLYKTERSISSPQSSHITAGQIGGPGADVLNFCANNYLGLADHPDIISTAKAAMDERGFGMASVRFICGTQDLHLELEAKVSAFLGTEDTILFSSCFDANGGVFESLLGPDDAVISDALNHASIIDGIRLCKARRYRYANQDMAELEARLQEAQDARRTLIVTDGVFSMDGYLAPLEAICDLAEKYGAMVMVDDSHAVGFMGATGAGTPEHAGVSDRVDIYTGTFGKALGGASGGYVSGRGEIVAMLRQKARPYLFSNSLAPAIVAATLKALDLVQNSADLRRRLFENAGLFRRRMTEEGFDLLPGEHAIVPVMFGDAVMAAKVADRMLQHGVFVTAFSFPVVPRGAARIRVQLSAAHSADDVEACVGAFVASRAEAAA, encoded by the coding sequence ATGTACACCTCCATCAAGGACCAGCTGCGCGAAGAACTGGACGGGATCCGCACCGCGGGACTGTACAAGACCGAACGCAGCATCAGCTCGCCCCAGTCCAGCCACATCACCGCCGGGCAGATTGGCGGCCCGGGAGCTGACGTGCTCAATTTCTGCGCCAACAACTACCTGGGCCTGGCTGACCACCCGGACATCATCAGCACCGCCAAGGCCGCCATGGATGAACGCGGCTTCGGCATGGCCAGCGTCCGGTTCATCTGCGGCACCCAGGACCTCCATCTGGAACTGGAAGCCAAGGTCTCCGCGTTCCTGGGCACCGAGGACACCATCCTGTTCTCCAGCTGCTTCGACGCCAACGGCGGCGTGTTCGAGTCCCTGCTGGGCCCGGACGACGCCGTGATCTCCGACGCGCTCAACCACGCCTCCATCATCGACGGCATCCGCCTCTGCAAGGCCCGCCGCTACCGCTACGCCAACCAGGACATGGCCGAACTCGAGGCGCGCCTGCAGGAGGCTCAGGACGCCCGCCGGACACTGATCGTCACCGACGGCGTCTTCTCCATGGACGGCTACCTGGCCCCGCTTGAGGCCATCTGCGACCTCGCCGAAAAGTATGGCGCCATGGTCATGGTGGACGATTCCCACGCGGTGGGCTTCATGGGCGCCACCGGTGCGGGCACTCCCGAGCACGCCGGCGTCTCCGACCGGGTGGACATCTACACCGGCACCTTCGGCAAGGCCCTGGGCGGAGCGTCCGGCGGGTACGTCTCCGGACGCGGGGAGATCGTGGCCATGCTGCGCCAGAAGGCGCGGCCCTACCTGTTCTCCAATTCCCTGGCTCCCGCCATTGTTGCCGCGACCCTCAAGGCGCTTGACCTGGTGCAGAACTCGGCCGACCTTCGCCGCCGCCTGTTCGAAAACGCCGGGCTGTTCCGCCGCCGGATGACCGAAGAGGGCTTCGACCTGCTTCCCGGCGAGCACGCCATTGTCCCGGTCATGTTTGGCGACGCCGTCATGGCGGCCAAGGTGGCGGACCGGATGCTGCAGCACGGCGTCTTCGTCACTGCCTTCAGTTTTCCGGTGGTTCCGCGCGGTGCCGCCAGGATCCGGGTGCAGCTCTCCGCTGCGCACTCAGCGGACGACGTCGAAGCGTGCGTAGGTGCCTTCGTCGCCAGCCGGGCCGAGGCAGCAGCCTGA
- the hutI gene encoding imidazolonepropionase gives MSTLITNIAELMTQDLEHRVLKDAAVVVEGERISWIGAAADAPAADDRVDAGGRAMLPGWVDSHSHLLFAGDRTAEFEARMAGEAYAAGGIAVTMNATRATSDFDLTRLAMGRVAEAVSQGTTYLETKTGYGLDVEHEARSARIASTIADQVTYLGAHLVPAGQDPEAYTDLVCGPMLAAVRPYVQWADVFCEEGAFNAEQSRRVLVACRDAGLGLRVHGNQLGEGPGVQLAVELGAASVDHVNYLAAQDVKALAASWSGWDPAVGTGERGTVATCLPACDLSTRQPLAPARELLDAGVQVALASNCNPGTSYTSSMAFCVTTAVLQMRLSVHEAVRAATYGGALALHKEAGRDADGERAVGSIAVGHRADLHLLNAPSATHLAYRPGMPLTYAVWRAGTRER, from the coding sequence ATGAGCACCTTGATCACCAACATCGCCGAGCTGATGACGCAGGACCTGGAACACCGGGTTTTGAAGGACGCGGCGGTGGTGGTCGAGGGCGAACGGATCTCCTGGATTGGGGCAGCGGCCGATGCTCCCGCCGCGGATGACAGGGTCGATGCCGGCGGCCGTGCCATGCTGCCGGGGTGGGTGGACTCGCACAGCCACCTGCTGTTCGCCGGGGACCGCACCGCAGAATTCGAGGCACGGATGGCGGGGGAGGCCTACGCCGCCGGCGGCATCGCCGTCACCATGAACGCGACGCGTGCCACGTCCGATTTCGACCTCACCCGCCTGGCCATGGGGCGGGTGGCCGAGGCCGTATCCCAGGGCACCACTTACCTGGAAACCAAGACCGGCTATGGACTGGACGTTGAGCATGAGGCCCGGAGCGCGCGCATTGCCTCCACCATCGCGGACCAGGTGACCTACCTCGGCGCGCACCTGGTGCCTGCCGGGCAGGATCCGGAGGCTTATACGGACCTGGTCTGCGGGCCGATGCTCGCCGCGGTCCGCCCGTACGTCCAGTGGGCTGACGTCTTCTGCGAGGAGGGCGCGTTCAACGCGGAGCAGTCACGCCGTGTGCTGGTGGCCTGCCGTGACGCCGGGCTGGGGCTGCGCGTGCACGGCAACCAGCTCGGTGAAGGCCCCGGTGTGCAGCTCGCCGTGGAGCTGGGCGCGGCCAGCGTGGACCACGTCAACTACCTTGCAGCGCAGGATGTGAAAGCGCTGGCTGCGTCCTGGTCGGGCTGGGACCCTGCCGTGGGGACGGGGGAGCGGGGCACTGTTGCCACCTGCCTTCCTGCCTGCGACCTGTCCACCCGCCAGCCGTTGGCCCCCGCCCGCGAACTCCTCGACGCCGGTGTGCAGGTGGCCTTGGCATCCAATTGCAACCCGGGCACGTCGTACACCAGTTCCATGGCTTTCTGCGTGACGACGGCCGTGCTCCAGATGCGCCTCAGCGTGCACGAGGCTGTCCGTGCCGCCACCTACGGCGGCGCGCTGGCGTTGCACAAGGAAGCCGGGCGGGATGCCGACGGCGAACGCGCCGTGGGGTCCATCGCCGTCGGACACCGGGCCGACCTGCACTTACTGAACGCACCGTCCGCGACGCACCTCGCTTACCGGCCGGGGATGCCGCTGACGTACGCTGTGTGGCGGGCCGGAACCCGGGAACGGTAA
- the tdh gene encoding L-threonine 3-dehydrogenase has protein sequence MKALYKAGPHAGFELVERPEPAAGPADVKIRVMTTGICGTDLHIQSWDAWAQGIIEAPLIAGHEFYGEVVEVGEDVREVKVGDRVSGEGHVVCGICRNCRAGRRQMCIHTVSVGVQRDGAFAEYVVIPETNVWVHHDPSVTPELGAIFDPFGNAVHTALSFPLVGEDVLITGAGPIGLMAIAVARHAGARKIVITDVSRPRLDLARQLGADLAIDVSTTRVRDAQRELGMREGFDVGMEMSGHPSALPEMIDNMNHGARIAMLGLPSQEITIDWGKVVTHMLTLKGIYGREMYETWYAMSAMLSSNPVLHAGISAVVTDTLPATEWEKGFEIARSGVGGKVVLDWTRL, from the coding sequence ATGAAGGCCCTGTATAAAGCCGGCCCCCACGCCGGATTCGAGCTCGTCGAACGGCCCGAACCCGCAGCAGGCCCGGCTGACGTGAAGATCCGGGTCATGACCACCGGAATCTGCGGCACGGATCTGCACATCCAGTCCTGGGACGCCTGGGCGCAGGGGATCATCGAAGCCCCCCTGATTGCCGGCCACGAGTTCTACGGCGAAGTGGTTGAAGTGGGCGAGGACGTCCGGGAGGTCAAGGTCGGGGACAGGGTCTCCGGCGAAGGCCACGTGGTCTGCGGCATCTGCCGGAACTGCCGTGCCGGACGCCGCCAGATGTGCATCCACACGGTCAGCGTGGGAGTCCAGCGCGATGGCGCCTTTGCCGAATACGTCGTGATCCCCGAAACCAATGTCTGGGTCCACCATGATCCCTCCGTCACGCCCGAACTCGGTGCCATCTTCGACCCCTTCGGAAATGCCGTCCACACAGCACTCAGCTTCCCGCTGGTGGGCGAGGACGTGCTCATCACCGGCGCAGGCCCCATCGGCCTCATGGCCATCGCCGTGGCCCGCCACGCCGGAGCGCGGAAGATCGTCATCACGGACGTGTCCCGGCCGCGGCTGGACCTGGCACGGCAGCTCGGAGCCGATCTCGCCATCGACGTCTCCACCACCCGGGTGCGCGACGCCCAACGCGAGCTGGGCATGCGCGAAGGCTTCGACGTCGGAATGGAAATGTCCGGCCACCCCTCGGCCCTGCCTGAGATGATCGACAACATGAACCACGGCGCCCGGATCGCCATGCTGGGCCTGCCCAGCCAGGAGATCACCATCGACTGGGGCAAAGTGGTCACCCACATGCTCACGCTCAAGGGCATCTACGGCCGCGAAATGTACGAAACCTGGTACGCCATGAGCGCCATGCTGTCCTCCAATCCGGTGCTGCACGCCGGGATCTCCGCCGTGGTGACGGACACGCTGCCCGCCACGGAATGGGAAAAAGGCTTCGAGATCGCCCGCAGCGGCGTGGGCGGCAAAGTTGTCCTCGACTGGACCCGACTGTAA